Proteins encoded together in one Pantoea sp. CCBC3-3-1 window:
- a CDS encoding glycosyltransferase gives MNSILLSVIIPAFNVREYIIECIDSLTGQVSIPHEIIVVNDGSTDGTGELVEQHYAGNAAIKVINSHNQGAGLARDTGIAAAEGEYLFFCDPDDIVGDGMFREFSEVIEAHPATDLFCFNSKTFVDGHPEKTQFKVQHTLSGLTQAREVLSSLLANSRYTSAAWNYIVRRSLVLKHQLVFQDRVHEDHCFTLGAFLHSGQAWVSRETYYRQRVRNGSLTNSHKPEHYFQARYEAFSKSVDMLLANTDNSPLSQRIRRNYLLHSFRLMIYISLYNRTDVPRPVINAIRDMGRTISPENLKERLLLRHTTKFILLQKIRTANEMRRTAAN, from the coding sequence ATGAACTCCATTTTATTATCGGTGATCATACCGGCATTCAATGTGCGTGAGTATATTATTGAATGTATCGACTCACTCACAGGACAGGTTTCCATTCCTCACGAGATCATCGTGGTAAACGACGGTTCAACGGATGGCACGGGCGAACTTGTTGAGCAGCACTATGCTGGCAATGCCGCAATAAAAGTCATCAACTCGCACAATCAGGGTGCTGGTCTGGCAAGAGATACCGGGATTGCCGCAGCGGAAGGGGAGTACCTTTTCTTCTGCGATCCGGATGATATCGTTGGCGACGGTATGTTCCGCGAATTCAGTGAAGTCATCGAAGCCCATCCGGCAACCGACCTGTTTTGCTTCAACTCCAAAACCTTTGTCGATGGCCATCCTGAAAAAACGCAGTTTAAAGTTCAGCATACGCTGTCCGGCCTGACGCAGGCCCGCGAAGTCCTTTCTTCTCTTCTGGCCAACAGCCGTTACACCTCTGCGGCGTGGAACTATATCGTCAGAAGAAGTTTAGTTCTTAAGCATCAACTGGTTTTCCAGGATCGGGTACACGAAGATCACTGCTTCACGCTGGGCGCCTTCCTGCATTCCGGTCAGGCATGGGTCAGCCGCGAAACTTACTACAGGCAGCGTGTGCGTAACGGTTCTCTGACCAACAGTCACAAACCTGAACACTATTTCCAGGCGCGTTATGAAGCCTTTTCTAAATCCGTAGACATGCTGCTTGCGAATACGGATAACAGCCCTTTGTCGCAGCGTATCCGCAGAAACTATCTGCTGCACTCGTTCAGGCTGATGATTTACATCTCCTTATATAACAGAACGGATGTGCCACGCCCGGTGATCAACGCTATTCGCGATATGGGCAGAACCATCAGTCCTGAAAACCTGAAAGAAAGGCTGCTGCTCCGACACACCACAAAATTTATTCTGCTTCAGAAGATAAGAACCGCCAATGAAATGAGACGAACGGCGGCGAATTAA
- the rpoS gene encoding RNA polymerase sigma factor RpoS — MSQNTLKVNELHEDAEFDENGAEIFDEKALVGNEPADNDIAEEELLSQGATQRVLDATQLYLGEIGYSPLLTAEEEVFFARRALRGDVPSRRRMIESNLRLVVKIARRYSNRGLALLDLIEEGNLGLIRAVEKFDPERGFRFSTYATWWIRQTIERAIMNQTRTIRLPIHIVKELNVYLRTARELAHKLDHEPSAEEIAEQLDKPVDDVSRMLRLNERITSVDTPLGGDSEKALLDILADEKDNGPEDTTQDDDMKQSIVKWLFELNAKQREVLARRFGLLGYEAATLEDVGREIGLTRERVRQIQVEGLRRLREILQAQGLNIEALFRE; from the coding sequence ATGAGCCAGAATACGCTGAAAGTTAATGAGTTACATGAAGACGCGGAATTCGACGAAAACGGAGCTGAGATTTTTGATGAGAAGGCTCTTGTCGGAAACGAACCTGCTGATAACGATATAGCTGAAGAAGAGCTGTTGTCGCAAGGCGCTACGCAACGTGTATTAGATGCAACGCAGCTTTACCTGGGAGAGATTGGTTATTCTCCGCTCCTCACGGCTGAGGAAGAGGTATTCTTCGCTCGTCGTGCACTGCGTGGGGACGTTCCGTCCCGTCGCCGTATGATTGAAAGTAACTTACGTCTGGTAGTGAAGATTGCCCGTCGTTACAGCAATCGTGGTCTGGCTTTGCTGGATCTGATTGAGGAAGGTAACCTCGGCTTAATCCGCGCGGTAGAGAAATTTGATCCTGAAAGAGGATTCCGTTTCTCTACTTACGCTACCTGGTGGATTCGTCAGACCATCGAACGGGCTATCATGAACCAAACCCGTACGATTCGCCTGCCAATTCACATTGTTAAAGAGCTGAACGTCTATCTGCGTACTGCTCGCGAACTGGCCCACAAGCTGGATCACGAACCAAGCGCAGAAGAAATTGCCGAGCAGCTTGATAAACCCGTTGATGATGTCAGCCGTATGCTGCGTCTCAACGAACGCATTACATCAGTTGATACGCCGTTAGGCGGAGATTCTGAGAAAGCGCTGCTGGATATCCTGGCCGACGAGAAAGATAACGGCCCGGAAGATACCACCCAGGACGATGATATGAAGCAAAGCATCGTCAAATGGCTGTTCGAACTGAACGCCAAACAGCGTGAGGTTCTGGCGCGTCGCTTCGGCCTGTTGGGCTATGAAGCCGCTACGTTAGAAGATGTGGGCCGCGAAATCGGTCTGACTCGCGAACGTGTCCGTCAGATTCAGGTTGAAGGTCTGCGTCGTCTGCGGGAAATCCTGCAGGCTCAGGGACTGAATATTGAAGCCTTGTTCCGCGAATAA
- the mutS gene encoding DNA mismatch repair protein MutS, with product MMTTENLSSHTPMMQQYLRLKAEHPEILLFYRMGDFYELFYDDAKRASQLLEISLTKRGASAGEPIPMAGVPHHAVENYLAKLVQLGESVAICEQVGDPALSKGPVERKVVRIVTPGTISDEALLQERQDNLLAAIWQGARGFGYATLDISSGRFRLAEPSDLETMAAELQRTNPAELLYSEDFAAMSLIENRRGLRRRPLWEFEVDTARQQLNMQFGTRDLTGFGVEQAQLALRAAGCLLQYVKDTQRTSLPHIRSLTMERQQDGIIMDAATRRNLEITQNLAGGIENTLASVLDKTVTPMGSRMLKRWLHMPIRDTKTLSNRQQSIGALQDFSAEFTPLLRQVGDLERILARLALRTARPRDLARMRHAFQQLPQLDALLIDSETPHLQTLRQQMGQFDELRDLLERAVVESPPVLVRDGGVIAPGYNAELDEWRALADGATDYLDRLEIREREKLGLDTLKVGFNAVHGYYIQVSRGQSHLVPINYVRRQTLKNAERYIIPELKEYEDKVLTSKGKALALEKGLYEELFDLLLPHLEALQDSAAALAELDVLANLAERAWTLNFNCPTFADKPGIKLTGGRHPVVEQVLKEPFIANPLSLSPQRRMLVITGPNMGGKSTYMRQAALIALIAYIGSYVPAEEAVLGPIDRIFTRVGAADDLASGRSTFMVEMTETANILHNATEHSLVLMDEIGRGTSTYDGLSLAWACAESLANRIKAMTLFATHYFELTTLPEKMEGVANVHLDAIEHGDTIAFMHSVQDGAASKSYGLAVAALAGVPKEVIKRARQKLKELETMSGNAAATKADGPQLPLLVEETSPAVEALEALDPDSLSPRQALEWIYRLKALV from the coding sequence ATGATGACCACAGAAAACCTCTCTTCGCACACCCCCATGATGCAGCAGTATCTGCGCCTTAAGGCTGAGCATCCTGAGATCCTGCTGTTTTACCGAATGGGAGACTTCTACGAGCTGTTCTACGATGACGCCAAACGCGCCTCGCAGCTGCTGGAGATCTCGCTGACCAAACGCGGCGCTTCAGCCGGCGAACCGATCCCGATGGCGGGCGTGCCACATCATGCCGTTGAGAACTATCTGGCCAAACTGGTTCAGCTTGGCGAATCGGTAGCCATCTGTGAACAGGTTGGCGATCCGGCGCTGAGCAAAGGACCGGTTGAACGCAAAGTGGTGCGTATCGTCACGCCAGGCACGATCAGCGATGAAGCGCTGCTTCAGGAGCGCCAGGACAACCTGCTGGCCGCTATCTGGCAGGGCGCGCGCGGCTTTGGTTACGCCACGCTGGATATCAGCTCCGGCCGCTTCCGCCTGGCTGAGCCTTCCGATCTGGAAACGATGGCGGCAGAACTCCAGCGTACCAATCCCGCCGAGCTGCTTTATTCAGAAGACTTTGCCGCCATGTCGCTGATCGAGAATCGCCGTGGCCTGCGTCGCCGCCCTTTATGGGAATTTGAAGTCGACACCGCTCGCCAGCAGCTCAACATGCAGTTTGGCACCCGCGATCTTACCGGCTTTGGCGTGGAGCAGGCTCAGCTTGCCCTGCGCGCCGCTGGCTGCCTGCTGCAATACGTTAAAGATACGCAACGCACCTCGTTGCCGCATATCCGCTCGCTGACCATGGAGCGCCAGCAGGATGGCATCATTATGGATGCCGCTACTCGCCGCAATCTGGAGATTACCCAGAACCTGGCTGGCGGCATTGAGAACACGCTGGCATCGGTACTGGATAAAACCGTCACGCCGATGGGCAGCCGCATGCTCAAACGCTGGCTGCATATGCCGATCCGCGATACAAAAACGCTGAGCAATCGCCAGCAAAGTATCGGCGCGCTTCAGGATTTCTCTGCTGAATTCACTCCCCTGCTGCGCCAGGTTGGCGACCTGGAACGTATTCTGGCAAGGCTGGCATTGCGTACGGCGCGTCCTCGCGATCTGGCAAGAATGCGCCACGCGTTCCAACAGCTTCCACAGCTTGATGCCCTGCTGATTGACAGCGAAACGCCTCATCTGCAAACGCTGCGTCAGCAAATGGGTCAGTTTGACGAGCTGCGCGATCTGCTGGAACGTGCCGTGGTTGAATCGCCGCCGGTGCTGGTTCGCGACGGCGGCGTCATTGCGCCAGGCTATAACGCCGAGCTGGACGAATGGCGAGCGCTGGCCGACGGCGCCACGGACTATCTTGATCGTCTGGAAATTCGCGAGCGGGAAAAGCTGGGGCTGGATACGCTGAAGGTGGGCTTTAATGCCGTACACGGTTATTACATTCAGGTCAGCCGTGGGCAGAGCCATCTGGTGCCGATTAACTATGTGCGCCGCCAGACGCTGAAGAATGCCGAACGCTATATTATTCCTGAGCTGAAGGAATATGAAGACAAGGTGCTGACCTCAAAAGGCAAAGCGCTGGCGTTGGAAAAAGGGCTTTATGAAGAGCTGTTCGATCTGCTGCTGCCGCATCTGGAAGCATTGCAGGACAGTGCCGCCGCGCTGGCGGAACTGGACGTGTTGGCGAACCTGGCGGAGCGTGCCTGGACACTGAATTTTAACTGCCCAACGTTTGCCGACAAGCCCGGCATCAAGCTGACCGGCGGCCGTCATCCGGTAGTCGAGCAGGTGCTGAAAGAGCCGTTTATCGCCAATCCGCTTTCGCTCTCGCCACAGCGTCGTATGTTGGTGATTACCGGGCCGAATATGGGCGGTAAGAGCACCTATATGCGCCAGGCCGCGCTGATTGCGCTGATTGCCTATATCGGCAGCTACGTGCCGGCAGAAGAAGCGGTACTGGGCCCAATCGATCGCATTTTTACCCGCGTCGGCGCCGCAGACGATCTGGCTTCCGGCCGTTCGACCTTTATGGTGGAAATGACCGAAACCGCCAATATTCTGCACAACGCCACGGAACACAGTTTGGTGCTGATGGATGAGATCGGGCGCGGCACGTCCACTTATGACGGCTTGTCGCTGGCCTGGGCCTGTGCAGAAAGCCTGGCAAACCGCATTAAGGCCATGACGCTGTTTGCCACGCACTACTTCGAGCTGACCACGCTACCGGAGAAGATGGAGGGCGTCGCTAACGTGCATCTGGATGCTATAGAGCACGGTGACACCATCGCCTTTATGCATAGCGTGCAGGATGGCGCAGCCAGTAAAAGTTACGGTTTAGCCGTTGCCGCGCTGGCAGGTGTGCCAAAAGAAGTGATCAAGCGTGCGCGTCAAAAGTTGAAGGAGCTGGAAACGATGTCTGGCAATGCGGCCGCCACTAAAGCCGATGGCCCACAGCTGCCGCTGCTGGTGGAGGAAACGTCCCCGGCCGTTGAAGCGTTAGAAGCGCTGGATCCCGATTCGCTGTCGCCACGTCAGGCGCTGGAGTGGATTTACCGTCTGAAAGCGCTGGTTTAA